One window from the genome of Cyclobacterium amurskyense encodes:
- a CDS encoding SusC/RagA family TonB-linked outer membrane protein — protein sequence MKKNLLLLFMRITMRIFSIGCLFYLGLGVGWAYNSDAQIMKETKVSLHGEVETLVEIFNQIENQTDFNFVYENALDKNLVLEIGLSKSDVETVLEEISRKTNLVFKQINNTITVAKKTEATKSNAPPADLKVITGTIVDESGSPIPGATVLVEGTGIGTATDLDGNFSIDAPAGAILVVSFIGYETVKIDVGNQTKLSITLSEDESSLDEFVVVGYGSVERREITGSIASIGRQDIVSEPTYSFESLLQGRAAGVDVVADSYRPGAGATVRIRGARSLVAGNDPLIVMDGIPIAGNLMDINPSDIESIEILKDASATAIYGSRGSNGVILITTRRGYSGGTQIEYSAFAGVQNISSRVDLMDAETFTEMQRDAARQQGSYTTDEALFLDWELEGIRNGVDTDWQKEAFKTGFQQNHQLSVRGGTEDTKYALSGTYLDHKSIVSNNDFSRFVGRLNLDQEVSDRFRAGVSAQVTTSEEYQGGNFRDLILRSPLDWPARAEGALSSEFAVGESFPTLALDRDLYIDRRDRTRIITNVYAEADIIEGLSYRFNFAPDLTYYDRGTHTWQTSTASVANSKTSNILYENIVNYSKDIGTDHKIRATGLYSVQTLRETGSGVSVRGLPFEQQRYHNIGTAEETTSRSSYLNEWALESYMLRLNYSMKDKYIVTMTGRVDGSSRLAKGNKYGLFPSMALAWLLDKEDFMSNNSTFDELKLRASYGDVGNTGIDPYQTQGRVQRVGYAFGDQSVFGFQSAELANSELRWERTRQIDIGVDFSLWNSRVMGTVGIYEQRTIDLLMNRQLPPTSGFVSTLENVGATRNRGFEFNVSIVNVEAKRPGGFRWTTDLVFHANRNEITELYGGKEDDPGNLWFIGQPINVYYDWQFIGIWQESEKDLANSYGANPGDMKLKDIDNDGRIGADDRVLLGSDVPSWTGSLNNRITYNNFDFAFFIYTTQGINIFSEAGGTSLGGMINLRRGYNLNSRDVDYWTPDNPSNEYPQPRVRGHDYSTPMGYFDASFVRVRNITLGYSLPDGLLDRLGLRKSRIYTGVQNPFTFTQFPGLDPEGARNHDMPNYRTYLLGIELGF from the coding sequence ATGAAAAAAAATTTACTTCTCCTTTTTATGAGGATAACTATGCGGATATTTTCCATTGGATGCCTTTTTTACCTGGGCTTAGGGGTAGGTTGGGCATATAATTCAGATGCCCAGATAATGAAAGAGACCAAGGTCAGCCTCCATGGCGAGGTTGAAACTTTGGTAGAAATTTTCAATCAGATTGAAAATCAGACTGATTTTAATTTTGTGTATGAAAATGCGCTTGATAAAAATTTGGTGTTGGAAATAGGTCTGAGTAAATCAGATGTAGAAACAGTTCTTGAGGAGATTTCAAGGAAAACTAATCTGGTATTCAAACAGATCAATAATACGATTACTGTTGCTAAGAAAACCGAGGCTACCAAATCAAATGCGCCTCCTGCGGATCTAAAAGTGATCACAGGAACCATTGTTGATGAAAGTGGAAGCCCTATTCCCGGTGCTACGGTATTGGTAGAAGGTACAGGCATAGGTACTGCTACAGACCTTGATGGAAATTTCTCGATTGACGCGCCTGCTGGTGCTATATTGGTCGTTTCCTTTATTGGTTATGAGACAGTAAAAATCGATGTAGGTAATCAAACCAAGCTAAGCATTACTTTATCAGAGGACGAATCTTCCCTAGATGAGTTTGTAGTGGTAGGTTATGGTTCAGTTGAAAGAAGAGAAATTACTGGATCAATTGCTTCTATTGGAAGGCAAGACATTGTTAGTGAACCTACTTATTCATTTGAAAGCTTGCTTCAAGGTAGAGCTGCCGGAGTAGATGTAGTGGCAGATAGTTACAGACCTGGTGCAGGAGCCACAGTAAGGATTCGTGGTGCTAGATCATTGGTAGCAGGAAATGATCCACTGATAGTAATGGACGGTATTCCAATTGCAGGAAACCTTATGGATATTAACCCATCCGATATTGAATCTATTGAAATCCTTAAAGATGCCTCAGCTACAGCAATTTATGGTTCGAGGGGATCGAATGGTGTAATATTGATTACGACCAGAAGAGGTTATTCTGGAGGTACTCAAATAGAATATAGTGCCTTTGCAGGTGTGCAAAATATTTCCAGCAGAGTTGATTTGATGGATGCCGAGACATTCACTGAAATGCAAAGAGATGCTGCCAGACAACAAGGATCTTACACTACCGATGAGGCCTTGTTCTTAGATTGGGAACTTGAAGGAATTAGAAATGGTGTAGATACCGATTGGCAAAAAGAAGCCTTTAAAACAGGTTTTCAACAAAATCACCAATTGAGTGTAAGAGGTGGAACAGAAGATACTAAATATGCCTTGTCAGGTACTTATTTGGATCATAAGTCAATTGTATCTAACAATGATTTCTCCCGTTTTGTGGGAAGATTAAATTTGGATCAGGAAGTTAGCGATCGATTTAGAGCTGGTGTATCAGCGCAGGTAACTACCAGTGAAGAATACCAGGGAGGTAATTTCAGAGATCTAATCTTAAGAAGTCCATTGGATTGGCCAGCTAGAGCGGAAGGAGCTCTTTCAAGTGAATTTGCGGTAGGTGAGAGTTTCCCTACTTTGGCCTTGGATAGGGATTTGTATATTGACAGGAGAGACAGAACCCGTATAATCACTAATGTTTACGCAGAAGCTGATATTATAGAGGGTTTGAGTTACAGGTTCAATTTTGCACCGGATCTTACCTATTACGATAGAGGAACACATACTTGGCAGACTTCTACAGCTAGCGTTGCCAATAGCAAAACCAGTAATATCCTTTATGAAAACATTGTCAACTATTCAAAAGACATTGGCACTGATCATAAAATCCGAGCTACTGGTCTATATAGTGTGCAGACTTTAAGAGAAACAGGTTCTGGTGTTTCCGTTAGAGGATTGCCTTTTGAGCAACAACGTTACCATAATATTGGTACAGCTGAAGAAACCACTTCTAGAAGTTCCTATTTGAATGAATGGGCATTGGAGTCTTATATGCTTCGTTTAAATTATTCAATGAAGGACAAATATATTGTGACCATGACAGGTAGGGTTGATGGTTCTTCCAGACTGGCAAAAGGTAACAAATATGGTCTTTTCCCTTCCATGGCTTTAGCTTGGTTGTTGGATAAGGAGGACTTTATGTCTAACAACTCAACTTTTGACGAATTGAAATTACGTGCCAGTTACGGTGATGTAGGTAATACAGGTATTGACCCTTATCAAACTCAAGGTAGAGTTCAAAGAGTAGGATATGCCTTTGGCGATCAATCCGTATTTGGATTTCAAAGTGCAGAGTTAGCCAATTCAGAATTGAGATGGGAAAGAACGAGACAAATTGATATAGGAGTAGATTTCTCACTTTGGAACAGTAGAGTAATGGGTACTGTAGGGATTTATGAGCAAAGAACCATAGACCTACTTATGAACAGACAATTACCTCCAACTTCAGGTTTTGTAAGTACCTTAGAAAACGTTGGTGCGACAAGAAACAGAGGTTTTGAGTTTAATGTTTCTATTGTCAATGTAGAAGCCAAAAGACCAGGTGGTTTTAGGTGGACTACAGACTTGGTATTTCATGCAAATAGAAATGAAATTACCGAATTATATGGTGGTAAAGAAGATGATCCAGGTAACTTATGGTTTATTGGACAACCAATCAATGTGTATTATGATTGGCAGTTTATCGGAATCTGGCAAGAGTCTGAAAAAGATTTGGCCAATTCTTATGGAGCCAACCCTGGTGACATGAAATTAAAAGACATCGACAATGACGGTAGAATTGGTGCTGATGATAGAGTATTATTGGGATCTGATGTACCAAGTTGGACTGGTAGTTTAAACAATAGAATTACATATAACAATTTCGATTTCGCGTTTTTCATTTACACCACTCAGGGAATTAACATTTTCAGTGAGGCAGGAGGAACTTCTTTAGGAGGTATGATTAACCTTAGAAGAGGGTATAACCTGAATTCGAGAGATGTTGATTATTGGACTCCTGACAATCCTAGTAATGAATACCCTCAACCAAGGGTTCGTGGTCATGATTATTCTACACCTATGGGTTATTTTGATGCTAGTTTTGTAAGAGTTAGAAATATCACCCTTGGTTATAGTCTGCCTGATGGACTTTTAGATAGACTGGGCTTACGAAAATCCAGAATTTATACAGGTGTTCAAAATCCTTTTACTTTCACTCAGTTTCCTGGATTGGATCCTGAAGGAGCAAGGAATCATGATATGCCTAATTACAGAACCTATTTGTTAGGTATTGAACTTGGATTTTAA
- a CDS encoding FecR family protein: MNIPNHILHLIKKELEDKLSSEERVILNHWYEGLDVSKEALLDTRKEDNLNILKAKIKPQPHPKMDFRWIGWAAVFLVIFLGVVEVYNFKNKDLPIEETLVEERFEEFINPRGVRRKLTLADGSIIHLNGDSKVKINKQFSTNRKVFLEGEAFFEVAKDPDYPFVVVTDGLETSVLGTAFTVSAYKGKAQTVAVKEGKVKVKEASDQASKDDNFLIANEQLTYKPESGIGSKVKINPDLKFAWVNGKIIFNQTPINEVFLTLSNWYGLESVELSDKNMKCLVTGSYTRMTLEDIMESIKYATGIAYEINGKHLKVKKGNC, translated from the coding sequence ATGAATATCCCAAATCATATTTTGCATCTTATTAAGAAGGAATTAGAAGATAAGCTAAGTTCTGAGGAAAGAGTAATATTAAATCATTGGTATGAAGGATTAGATGTAAGCAAAGAAGCTCTTCTTGACACGAGGAAGGAAGATAATTTAAATATTTTAAAAGCGAAAATAAAGCCCCAACCCCACCCTAAAATGGATTTTAGATGGATAGGATGGGCTGCAGTGTTTTTAGTCATTTTTTTGGGTGTAGTAGAGGTTTACAATTTTAAAAACAAGGATTTACCTATAGAAGAAACCCTGGTTGAAGAGAGATTTGAAGAGTTTATTAACCCTCGGGGAGTAAGGCGAAAGCTTACTTTAGCGGATGGTTCTATTATACATTTAAACGGTGATAGTAAAGTAAAAATAAACAAGCAGTTTTCTACCAATCGAAAAGTGTTTCTTGAGGGAGAGGCATTTTTTGAAGTAGCGAAAGATCCAGATTATCCTTTTGTAGTAGTTACAGATGGATTAGAAACCAGTGTTTTGGGTACTGCATTTACGGTTAGTGCTTATAAAGGAAAGGCACAAACGGTAGCCGTAAAAGAAGGAAAGGTGAAAGTGAAAGAAGCTTCAGATCAAGCTTCAAAAGACGATAATTTCTTAATTGCAAACGAACAATTGACCTATAAACCAGAATCAGGTATAGGCAGTAAAGTGAAGATTAATCCCGATTTAAAGTTTGCTTGGGTTAATGGAAAGATAATATTCAATCAGACGCCTATTAATGAAGTATTCCTAACTTTATCCAATTGGTACGGATTAGAATCTGTAGAACTGAGTGATAAAAATATGAAATGCTTGGTTACGGGTAGTTACACTCGAATGACCTTAGAAGACATTATGGAATCAATTAAATACGCTACTGGAATTGCCTATGAGATAAACGGAAAACACCTAAAAGTAAAAAAAGGTAATTGCTAA
- a CDS encoding RNA polymerase sigma factor, with translation MRESDILLLKAMAADNVKAFETIYNKYWEMLVRQAYAKLGDASEAEDLVQDIFLTIWNNRKSLAVQKNLKVYLLTAVKYKVYRVIYSRKVLCDIANLDESLVQTDVSKILEFEELYAKIEVAIDKLPEGQKETFKLSRYNHLSTKEIATKLEIAPQTVHNKIHLSLLFIRAEIKNYLFG, from the coding sequence ATGAGAGAATCCGATATCCTATTGTTAAAAGCAATGGCCGCAGACAATGTGAAAGCATTCGAGACCATTTACAATAAGTATTGGGAGATGCTTGTCCGGCAAGCATACGCTAAATTAGGAGATGCTTCAGAGGCCGAGGACTTGGTTCAAGATATTTTTTTAACCATTTGGAACAACAGGAAATCTTTGGCTGTTCAGAAAAATCTTAAAGTTTATCTGTTAACAGCAGTAAAGTACAAAGTCTACCGGGTTATTTATAGCAGGAAAGTGTTGTGTGATATAGCCAATCTTGATGAAAGTCTGGTGCAGACAGATGTATCAAAAATCCTGGAATTTGAAGAATTGTATGCAAAAATAGAAGTGGCCATAGACAAATTGCCTGAAGGTCAAAAGGAAACCTTTAAACTTAGTCGTTACAATCACCTCTCTACTAAAGAAATTGCGACCAAACTTGAGATTGCCCCACAGACGGTACACAATAAGATTCACCTTTCCTTACTTTTTATTCGAGCTGAAATAAAAAATTACCTTTTCGGTTAA
- a CDS encoding helix-turn-helix domain-containing protein, with protein MEKEIREIGKKNKIEKELVIKVSKMKPVIKPTKPHRHEGYHELIFLNKGSGHHIVDDNKHEVRPPVGFYLNLGQVHCWDFSQIPEGYVVMFKEEALTNYPSALNNLFRLHDKFNMPRQDSNLMEQLDVFYRDFKANEPLELLSAHLNTLILKTVNLPALKDNIHPNFISEFSRLRRLLNENYLNLRTSEEYANLMKISTRKLNQICQAAAGCNAIEIIKERLFIESKNLLTHTNLPVNEVAYKLNFSDPSNFIKFFKSQSTLTPMEYRSRLLS; from the coding sequence ATGGAAAAAGAAATCAGAGAAATAGGCAAAAAAAACAAAATTGAAAAAGAGCTTGTAATCAAGGTTTCAAAAATGAAACCAGTCATAAAACCTACCAAACCCCATCGCCACGAAGGATACCATGAATTGATCTTTTTAAATAAAGGATCTGGACACCATATTGTAGATGATAATAAACATGAGGTACGTCCTCCTGTTGGATTTTATTTGAACCTCGGCCAAGTCCATTGCTGGGACTTTTCTCAAATTCCAGAGGGATATGTTGTCATGTTTAAAGAAGAAGCACTAACCAATTACCCTTCAGCTTTAAACAATCTTTTCCGGCTACATGACAAGTTTAATATGCCGCGTCAGGATTCCAACTTAATGGAACAATTAGACGTTTTTTATAGGGATTTTAAAGCAAATGAACCTTTAGAGTTACTCTCTGCTCACCTCAATACATTAATTTTAAAAACCGTAAATCTACCAGCCCTCAAAGACAATATACATCCAAATTTCATTAGTGAGTTTAGTCGCTTGAGAAGATTGCTCAATGAAAATTATTTAAACCTGAGAACTTCTGAAGAATATGCCAACCTTATGAAAATTAGCACCAGGAAACTCAATCAGATATGTCAAGCTGCCGCTGGATGTAATGCCATAGAAATAATTAAAGAACGCTTATTTATTGAATCCAAAAACCTACTTACGCATACCAACTTACCCGTCAACGAAGTGGCCTATAAATTGAATTTTTCAGACCCTTCTAATTTCATTAAGTTCTTTAAATCCCAATCCACCCTCACTCCTATGGAATACCGGTCTAGGTTATTGTCCTAA
- a CDS encoding outer membrane beta-barrel family protein, whose amino-acid sequence MKIAQLLLIHLFVFNCVYAQTGIKGTLKDAQENTPIEYGSIGLFSLNDSSLINGAVTQPNGTFELKGIKPGSYYLSIQFMGYKSLIVNPIEISRGNVLDLGTLLISPDEQLLEMVEVSGSRFTTMHKVDRQVFESSDFLSGQGGNAIDVLRNLPSVSINAEGQLSVRGATGFVVMLNGKPIQSDPSIILSQLPANSIKNIEVVTAPSAKYDPEGKAGIINITTEKGATDGTFIQVNTRLGLPSIQDYNNKEKPQRYGADFTINHKKEAWDLSFGASYLRNDINGRREGEVYTIIDNSTTYFPSDGERGFDEEAYSGRLTLGFVPNERNNFSLGFYGGIRSKDRTADIIYYDNHAVVNDQRLYTMQYYNENLRIRTSDFALGSFDYIHTFENKASISTSFLYEYTMLGGPTTNRNLGYPNSDFIYQDEYNTNDNPLHGIRWQIDYKSKPQPWGALEAGYQFRSLNHLGDFVYERKNSEGKFELVPDFSSNVDLTRLIHSGYGQLNGVKGKWNYTAGLRLEFMDRSLHLKDKANTIDSTYTYEFVQPYPSANIQYSANESLKLKAAYSRRVERTTTFKMNPFPEREHSETLEQGDPSLLPEFIDLVEAGIVKDIGENSFYTTAYYRKVKNLVNRVNTIYNDTILNRIYSNVGTGRSLGLEAGIELNPTSNWKVFTGANVYQYEIKGQFDNRPIDTSAWIYSINANTSYAFTSTFSLQWSLNYLSKRITAQGEDSRFLSPNLVAKKTFFGDRFSATLQWLNMDMGLLPTNEQRISTWRENEFYTTTNYVLEVDMIMLNLSYTINPGKNKSRFVKSEFGEKEF is encoded by the coding sequence ATGAAAATAGCCCAACTACTCCTCATACATTTATTTGTTTTTAACTGCGTTTATGCCCAAACTGGGATCAAAGGCACCCTCAAAGATGCCCAAGAAAACACGCCCATAGAATATGGCAGTATTGGGTTATTCTCCCTGAACGACTCAAGCCTTATAAATGGGGCAGTTACCCAACCCAATGGTACTTTTGAGTTAAAAGGAATCAAACCAGGGAGCTACTACCTAAGTATTCAATTTATGGGGTATAAAAGCCTTATTGTAAATCCCATTGAAATCAGCAGAGGAAACGTTCTGGACCTTGGAACACTATTAATTTCCCCAGATGAGCAATTGCTAGAAATGGTAGAGGTTTCCGGCTCTAGATTTACAACGATGCATAAGGTAGATCGCCAGGTATTTGAATCTTCTGATTTTCTATCAGGTCAAGGTGGCAATGCGATTGATGTCCTAAGAAACCTTCCATCTGTATCCATTAATGCCGAAGGTCAACTTTCAGTTCGAGGAGCTACAGGCTTTGTTGTCATGTTAAATGGTAAACCCATTCAGTCTGATCCTTCTATTATCCTTAGCCAATTGCCTGCAAATTCAATTAAAAACATTGAGGTGGTTACGGCGCCTTCGGCAAAGTATGACCCTGAAGGAAAAGCTGGAATTATCAATATAACTACTGAGAAAGGGGCTACAGATGGCACTTTTATTCAAGTAAACACAAGGCTTGGTCTACCTAGTATCCAAGATTATAACAACAAGGAAAAACCGCAAAGGTATGGAGCAGACTTCACCATTAACCATAAAAAAGAAGCTTGGGACCTGTCTTTTGGTGCAAGTTACCTTAGAAATGACATAAATGGTCGTAGAGAAGGTGAAGTATACACCATAATCGACAATTCGACAACCTACTTTCCCTCAGATGGTGAAAGAGGTTTTGATGAAGAAGCCTATTCAGGAAGGCTTACACTTGGCTTTGTGCCTAATGAAAGAAATAACTTCAGTCTGGGTTTTTATGGAGGGATAAGAAGTAAGGATAGAACAGCTGATATTATCTATTATGACAACCATGCAGTCGTAAACGATCAGAGGTTGTATACCATGCAATATTACAATGAGAATTTACGTATCAGGACAAGTGATTTTGCCTTAGGTAGTTTTGACTATATCCATACATTTGAGAACAAGGCATCGATTTCCACCTCATTTTTATATGAGTACACCATGTTGGGAGGCCCGACCACCAACAGAAATCTGGGCTACCCAAATTCAGATTTCATTTACCAGGATGAATACAATACCAATGACAACCCACTGCACGGAATACGTTGGCAAATTGACTATAAATCCAAACCTCAGCCTTGGGGTGCCCTAGAAGCTGGCTACCAATTCAGGAGCCTAAATCACTTGGGGGATTTTGTATATGAAAGGAAAAACAGTGAGGGAAAGTTTGAATTGGTCCCTGATTTTTCTTCCAATGTGGACTTGACCAGATTGATACATTCTGGCTATGGCCAATTAAATGGGGTGAAAGGCAAATGGAATTACACTGCGGGGTTGAGACTGGAATTCATGGATAGGTCATTGCATCTGAAAGACAAAGCAAATACTATAGACAGTACCTATACTTATGAATTTGTTCAACCCTACCCATCTGCCAATATCCAATACAGCGCAAATGAAAGTTTAAAGCTAAAGGCAGCCTATAGCCGAAGGGTAGAACGAACCACTACCTTTAAAATGAACCCATTCCCTGAGAGAGAGCATTCTGAAACTTTGGAACAGGGAGATCCTAGTTTGTTACCTGAATTTATTGATTTGGTTGAGGCTGGAATTGTTAAAGATATTGGTGAAAACAGCTTTTACACCACGGCTTATTATCGAAAAGTGAAAAATTTGGTAAATAGAGTTAACACTATCTATAACGACACCATTTTAAATCGAATTTACTCAAACGTTGGAACTGGTAGATCTCTTGGTTTGGAAGCTGGCATTGAGTTGAATCCTACCTCCAATTGGAAGGTCTTTACCGGAGCAAATGTTTATCAATATGAAATTAAAGGTCAGTTTGACAACCGACCGATTGATACCTCTGCCTGGATATATTCTATCAATGCCAATACCAGCTACGCCTTTACTTCCACATTTAGCTTACAGTGGTCTCTCAACTACCTTTCCAAGAGAATCACAGCACAAGGAGAAGATTCAAGATTTCTATCTCCAAACCTAGTTGCCAAGAAAACCTTTTTTGGAGATCGTTTTAGTGCTACTCTTCAGTGGTTAAATATGGACATGGGATTGTTACCAACCAATGAACAAAGAATTAGCACATGGAGGGAGAATGAGTTTTACACTACCACAAATTATGTATTGGAAGTAGATATGATCATGTTAAACCTAAGCTATACCATCAACCCAGGCAAAAATAAATCGCGTTTTGTCAAAAGTGAATTTGGTGAAAAGGAATTTTAA